In Candidatus Bathyarchaeota archaeon A05DMB-5, a single genomic region encodes these proteins:
- a CDS encoding DUF523 domain-containing protein, with amino-acid sequence MFKDNRSGKIVLVAHCILNQNSRVFGLAERSSAITEIVDFLIRKDLGVIQLPCPELTYAGMSRPPKTKEQYLTTTFREHCKKIAEDIAEQIQEYEKCRIKLKLVLGVAGSPSCNVAGDLKVEDFGILMEELHHALSKRGISAPFYGIRYNRLLEDLTELEKIVKD; translated from the coding sequence ATGTTTAAGGATAATAGAAGTGGAAAAATCGTTTTGGTTGCCCACTGCATCCTCAATCAAAACTCACGAGTTTTCGGATTAGCTGAAAGATCAAGCGCAATAACAGAAATTGTAGATTTTTTAATACGCAAAGACTTGGGCGTTATTCAGTTGCCGTGTCCAGAACTAACTTATGCAGGAATGTCTAGACCGCCAAAAACCAAAGAGCAATACCTCACAACAACTTTCCGAGAACATTGCAAGAAAATCGCAGAAGACATCGCAGAGCAGATTCAAGAATATGAAAAGTGCAGGATAAAGTTGAAGCTTGTGCTGGGTGTTGCTGGGAGTCCAAGTTGCAATGTGGCAGGTGACTTAAAAGTAGAAGATTTTGGGATTCTCATGGAAGAACTCCACCATGCGCTAAGTAAAAGAGGAATTTCAGCGCCCTTCTACGGAATTCGCTATAACCGATTACTTGAGGACTTAACTGAATTGGAAAAAATTGTTAAAGACTAA